One window of the Triticum dicoccoides isolate Atlit2015 ecotype Zavitan chromosome 3B, WEW_v2.0, whole genome shotgun sequence genome contains the following:
- the LOC119282300 gene encoding disease resistance protein RGA5-like, which yields MEIAMGAIGPLLPKLTSLLVGEFTLEKRVKKGIESLVTELTLMHAALRTVAKVPPEELGEGVKIWAGKVKELSYQMEDIIDTFMVHVEGGGEAANPKNRVKNLLKKTIKLFKKGKSLHGISDALEEAVGQAKQLAELRQRYELVHQTPVSASIDPRVMALYKDVTELIGIEDTRDELINMLIGGDDWLNHPLKVISIVGFGGLGKTTLAKAAYDKIKVQFDCSAFVSVSQNPDMRKILKDILFELDKNKYANIYNAVREEKHLIDELIEFLNNKRYLIVIDDIWDKKVWEVIKCAFSKKSFGSRLITTSRIVSVSEACCSSGDDIYRMRALSNDVSRRLFYKRVFSHEQGCPQEFLQVSEDILKKCGGVPLAIITIASLLASNCQIKTKDQWHGLLNSIGHGLTEDRSLEEMKKILLFSYYDLPFHLKPCLLYLSIFPEDHKIMRDELIWRWIAEGFVYSEKQEASLYELGDSYFNELINRNMIQPIDINEDGRVEACRVHDMVLDTICSLSSEENFVTILDGTRRNVPISQSRVHILSIQKGNVDVATTNMAQVRSVTVFENDNVHHMPLVSSSRVLRVLALEDCTVSDIGYVGSLVHLRYLRVGSKNIKKLPVDIGKLYFLQTLDLRGTCNLENLPSSIVSLRNLKCLYINGRTELPSGMDNLTTLEVIHGLQVGHAWNENHNLDIVKELCHLTKLRVLMFIWSCMHESTKKALMESLSNLHNLESLHIKPYNESFDPVDEGWVPPPQLRRLSFAGLGSFQTLPAWINLSSLHLLSCLSCLVIEVFEVRPEDIRLLGMLPTLRYLNFEINAIESLSQQGAVEMLVVTADAFPHATKLSFRNIPVLPSTFPRGAAPRLKHLESGFPARWISRDDLDLGMGHLPSLENVEFELWYEESSDSEVNEAEESTNSEVNKAEVALKAAASDHPNRPDLHIDRSTFW from the exons ATGGAGATTGCCATGGGGGCCATCGGCCCTCTCCTCCCAAAGCTTACAAGCCTGCTCGTCGGTGAGTTCACCTTGGAGAAACGAGTGAAGAAAGGCATTGAGTCTCTCGTGACAGAGCTCACATTGATGCATGCCGCCCTCCGCACTGTGGCGAAAGTGCCGCCGGAAGAGCTCGGTGAGGGGGTCAAGATTTGGGCAGGAAAGGTGAAGGAGTTATCCTACCAAATGGAAGACATCATTGACACCTTCATGGTTCATGTGGAGGGTGGTGGTGAGGCTGCCAACCCGAAGAACAGAGTCAAAAATTTGCTCAAGAAGACCATCAAATTATTCAAGAAGGGAAAGAGTCTGCATGGGATATCTGATGCTCTAGAAGAAGCGGTTGGTCAGGCTAAACAATTGGCTGAGCTGCGTCAAAGGTATGAGCTTGTGCATCAAACCCCTGTTAGTGCTAGCATTGATCCTCGTGTCATGGCTTTATACAAAGATGTGACAGAGCTCATTGGCATTGAAGATACACGTGATGAGTTGATCAACATGTTGATTGGGGGTGATGATTGGTTAAACCATCCGCTGAAGGTGATCTCTATTGTTGGATTTGGTGGGTTAGGCAAGACAACTCTGGCCAAAGCAGCGTATGATAAAATCAAAGTGCAATTTGATTGTAGTGCTTTTGTTTCAGTTTCTCAGAATCCTGACATGAGGAAAATTTTGAAGGATATTCTCTTTGAACTTGACAAGAACAAATATGCAAACATTTATAATGCAGTAAGGGAAGAAAAGCATCTCATTGACGAGCTCATTGAATTCCTTAATAACAAGAG GTACCTCATCGTAATTGATGACATTTGGGATAAAAAGGTGTGGGAGGTAATCAAGTGTGCCTTTTCAAAGAAAAGCTTTGGAAGCCGGCTAATCACAACAAGTCGTATTGTCAGTGTGTCAGAAGCATGTTGTTCTTCCGGTGATGATATTTACAGAATGAGAGCTCTTTCTAATGATGTATCGAGGAGACTCTTCTATAAAAGAGTATTTTCTCATGAACAAGGATGTCCTCAAGAGTTTTTGCAAGTATCTGAAGATATCTTAAAGAAATGTGGTGGGGTACCATTAGCTATTATTACTATAGCAAGTCTTCTAGCTAGCAATTGTCAAATTAAAACAAAGGATCAATGGCATGGTTTGCTCAATTCCATTGGGCATGGTCTTACAGAAGATCGCAGTctagaggagatgaagaagatattATTATTTAGCTATTATGACCTACCATTTCATTTGAAGCCTTGCTTGTTATATCTAAGTATCTTTCCAGAAGATCACAAGATTATGAGAGATGAGCTTATATGGAGGTGGATAGCGGAAGGCTTTGTTTACAGTGAAAAACAAGAAGCTAGTTTATATGAGCTCGGTGATTCTTATTTTAACGAGCTTATAAATAGAAACATGATCCAGCCAATTGACATCAATGAAGATGGAAGGGTAGAAGCTTGTCGTGTGCATGACATGGTGCTTGATACCATATGTTCCTTGTCTAGTGAAGAAAACTTTGTCACTATATTGGATGGTACTAGGAGAAATGTGCCCATCTCACAAAGCAGGGTTCACATATTATCCATCCAGAAGGGCAATGTAGATGTGGCTACCACCAACATGGCACAAGTGAGGTCTGTTACTGTTTTTGAAAATGATAATGTTCACCACATGCCGCTTGTTTCAAGTTCAAGAGTTCTGCGTGTATTGGCTTTGGAGGACTGCACTGTTTCAGATATTGGCTATGTTGGTAGTTTGGTACACTTGAGGTATCTGAGAGTAGGAAGTAAGAATATTAAAAAGCTCCCAGTGGATATAGGAAAGCTATATTTTCTGCAAACACTGGATTTGAGAGGAACTTGCAATTTAGAAAATTTACCATCAAGCATTGTTTCCTTGAGAAATCTGAAGTGCCTATATATCAATGGACGTACAGAGTTGCCTTCTGGGATGGACAACCTGACAACCCTAGAAGTGATACATGGACTGCAGGTGGGCCACGCGTGGAATGAAAACCATAACCTGGACATTGTGAAAGAGTTGTGCCATCTGACCAAGTTGAGGGTGCTCATGTTTATTTGGAGCTGTATGCATGAAAGCACGAAAAAAGCTTTAATGGAATCCCTGAGTAATTTGCATAATTTGGAAAGTCTACATATTAAGCCCTATAATGAAAGCTTTGATCCAGTGGACGAAGGCTGGGTGCCCCCTCCTCAGCTCCGTAGATTATCTTTTGCGGGACTAGGCTCGTTCCAGACACTGCCGGCATGGATTAATCTGTCATCGCTTCATCTCCTCTCCTGCCTCTCCTGCCTGGTGATAGAAGTGTTTGAAGTCCGACCGGAGGACATTCGGCTCCTTGGTATGCTGCCCACTCTTCGTTATCTCAACTTTGAGATAAATGCCATCGAGAGCTTATCACAACAGGGTGCAGTGGAGATGTTGGTGGTTACTGCCGATGCGTTCCCACATGCGACAAAGTTATCCTTCAGAAATATACCTGTGTTGCCATCCACATTTCCGCGAGGAGCTGCGCCAAGGCTGAAGCACCTTGAGTCCGGCTTCCCAGCTAGATGGATCAGCCGTGACGACTTGGATTTAGGCATGGGGCACCTCCCTTCCCTCGAGAATGTCGAGTTCGAGCTTTGGTATGAAGAATCCAGCGATTCAGAGGTGAATGAAGCAGAGGAATCTACCAATTCGGAGGTGAATAAAGCAGAGGTTGCGTTGAAGGCTGCAGCGAGTgaccatcccaaccgtcctgaccttcATATCGATAGGAGCACTTTTTGGTAA